The window TGAATCCGGCGTCCACCTCGATGCCGAGGGTGGGGTCTTCGACCGGGGCGCGGGCGTGGCCGTCGTCGGTCATCGCGTCTCCTTCGGGGCGACGAGGGATATCTGTGGGCGGGCGCGTTGCAGGATCACGATCCGTTCGGTGAACAGGCCGGTGAGTCGGTGGTAGGTGCTGGTGAAGTCCTTGCTGCGGACGGCGGCGTCGCCGGGTCCGGCCGGGCTCATCCGGGTCAGGCCGAAGCTGGCGTCGCTGACGTGCTGGTAGAGCCAGTCGCGGTAGGCCGGACGGAGGGTCGGGTGGTCGCCGTACATCTCGGTGATCGCGGTGTCGACGGCGGCCGGGCCGAAACCGGAGAGGTCCGGTTCGTGGAGCGTGGCGAGCGCGTCGGCGATGGCCTCGTGGACGCCGTGCGCCGGAGCCCGGAAGGGCTCCGGCGACGGGTCCGCGCCTGCGGGTCGGGCGGGCGCGTTCATCGCGGGCCTAGAGAAGGCTCAGGATGATCGGGGCGACCACCGGGATGGCGTCGCGGACGAAGTTCCACGCGTCGCTCCAGAAGTCCTTGCCGGCCGGCGGCTGCGGCGGAGCGGGGACGTTCTTGGGGTCGGTGTAGTTCTTCGCGCCGGACAGGGCGCCCATCGTGTGCTGGGCGGTGTAGAGCAGCAGCTCGGTGGCGTAGGCCCGGAACTCCGGGTCGTCGCGCAGGTTCGGTGGCAGCTCGGCGACCACCTGCTTGAGCGACTTCACCGACGGGTTGAAGTCCTTGGTCAGCGCGCCGATGATGATCGGCGCGACCTGCTGGACGATGCCCCACAGGTCGGACCAGAAATCCTTGTCGCCGAGGACCGCCGGGTTCTCCAGCGACTTGGCCGGTACCGGTTTGGGCGCGAACGCTTTCGCCGGGTTGACCTGTACCGCGTGCCGGTAGGCGTCGAGCAGCGGGTAGACGACGGTGGTGAAGTCCGGGACGGTCGGGGTGCCGATCGGGAAGTCGAAGTCCTTCGTGCCGCCGGAGGACATCGCGCTGTCGATCTGCGCCCGCAGGTTCTCGATGCGGGCGTCGAGCTTGTTGGTGGACATGGGGTTCCTCTCCTGTTCGGTGTTCCCGGTCGTGCCTGGTCAGAGCACGCCGGACAGTTGGTCGCGCAGCCACTCCCAGGGGTCGAACTGCTCCTCGGGATCGGGCTGCGGGGTGGGAACGACGCCGCCGCCGACCGGCTGCAACGTGATGAAGCCGCGGTCGAGCAGCTGCGGCGGGCCGACGGGGGTGAGTGCGCGCGGGGTCTGCCGCATGCCGATCGCCTGGAGCCGGGCGGTGACCCGCTCGGCCAGCGTGCGCAGCTGGATCGGGCCGGTGACCTCACGGACGACGGCGTAGGTGAAGGCGGACAGGTTGTCGGTGGCCGCGCTGCCGGCGGCGGCCGTCTCGTCGGCCTGGCAGGCGGCGAACAGGGCACCGTTGAGGACGCTCTCGGCACCGTTGCTCTTGGTCCGCAGCAGGTTCTCCGGCACGGTGACCAGGTTCTTGGCGACGGCCGCGCTGTCGCCGGTGGCCTCGCGGCCGAAGAACTTGAACCGGGTGACCTGGCTGGATTCGCCTGCGTGCCGGTCGGCGTCGTCGGCCGAGGGCTGCCACACCTTGGCCCGGATCAACTGCGCGCCGTCGGGGGCGAAGAACAATTTGTTCAGACCGCCGGCGTGGCAGGCGTCGGCGACGCAGGTGAACACGCCGGGCGGGAGGGTCGCGGCCCGGTCGACGAGTTCGGAGTCGTGCAGGAACCCGTCGTAGAGGCAGAGGACCTCGACCATGGTGTCGCCCTGCGGGAACCGGTAGCCGTGCGACGACTCGAAGAAGACCAGGGTGTCGCCGGGCTCGGCACCGGCGACCAGGTCGTCGAGGGCGGCGCGGACGTTCGCGAGGGTGGCGCTGCTGTTGTGCAGCAGAGTGATCTCGGCGGCCTGGAAGCCGTACCGGGAGATCAGCAGGGAGCGGAACGCGAGGGTGTCCGCGATGCAGGAATTGAGGTTGTTGCGGGGGTCGGGATAGATGTCGATTCCGACCAGCAATGCCTTGCGGGTCATGGGAACTCCTTTTCGCCGGTGCCGGATTCCCATGGTGTTTTCCGGGACGCCTTTCCGGCGTCCGCGACAAGACGTCAACGGCTACGTGGTACGGCGTACGCGCATTCGCGTATCCGGCCGGGTGTAGACGTCATTGATCCGACATCGGAATTCGGATGAGCGGCTGACGCCGGGCACCGGACGGCGCCGAAGAATCAGTTCATGACCGACATGACGCTGCCGCCGGACGGCAGGTACGAGGGAAGTGGCGCAGGCCTGTTCCTGGAATTGCGGAATGAGGCGACCGCCGCCGGCGTGGTCAGTGGTGACCTGTTCCTGACGACCGGCGGCGGGCAGGTGTTCCTGGCGTCGTTCCGTACCTCGCCGGACGCGGCGGCGCCGGGCCGGGTCGGGCCGTGGCGGATGCGCTGTCAGGACTCCGAGGGTCGGGTCTCCGGTGGTGTGCTGGAGTTGCAGGCGATGCCGGACGGCCGCCCGTCGGTCCGGTTACGTCTCGACCGGCAGCTCAACGCGTTGCCGGCGGTCGACCCGATCGACATCCGGGTCACCGGGACCGGGCCGGCGCTGCGGATCCTGGGCGTCGAGGTCGAACGGGAGGTGGGCGTGATCATCCCGGACGGCGCCCGCGAGACATTGCAGGCCTGTCTGGCCGGTGCCGGGGTGGAGATCCGTTACCGGGACGGTGGCGCGCTGATCCCGCGCCGCGTCGAGGGCTGGGAGTGGCACGAGGGCAACATCTACGGCGCCCTCGACGAGACCATGGCGCGGTTCGCGAACCCCGATCTGGCCGGATCCGGCTGGCGGGCGCAGCTGCTGATGCTGTCGCACCCGTTCGCCGAGCGCAACGGCCTGTACGGGGTGATGTTCGACGTGGTGGACCGGCCCCGGCAGGGCTGCGCGGTCTTCGTCGACGAGATCCGCGAGCATTTCAGCGATGGCCGCGAGGACCACGACATCGCCTGGACGATGGCGCACGAGGTCGGGCACGTACTGAACCTGACGCATCGTTTCGAACTGGAGGTCGGCCGGGCCGACTCCACCTCGGTGATGAACTACGCCGACCAGTACCGGGGCGGTGGCCGGCAGGCGGAGTACTGGCAGCGGTTCGCGTTCCGGTTCGACCCGGACGAGGTGTCGTTCCTGCGGCACGGGACACGGCGTGCGGTGATGCCCGGGGCGTCGCCGTTCCACACCGTCGATTATTGGAGCACGGCGCCCGGCGCGAAGCCGGCGCACGTGCCGCCGGAACCGGACCGCGGCCTGGTGCTGCGACTGGTGCCGCCGCGCGGCGGGACGCTGTTCGCGTTCGGGCAGCCGGTGGTGCTACAGGTGCTGCTGTCCAACGCCGGATCCCAGCCGGTCGCGTTGCCCCGCAACCTGCTCGACGTCAAGGCGGGCTTCCTGCAGATCATGATGGAACGCGACCCGGGGGCGAGACCGGCCGGGCTCGCCGACGCGCGTGCGTTCGCGCCGCTGATGCAGCGCTGCTTCACCGACGTCACGCCCGGACCGCAGCTACTGGCGCCGGGCGCGTCGCTGAGCCGCAACGTCAACCTCACCTTCGGCGCGGAGGGCCATCCGCTCGACGAACCCGGCTCGTACCGGCTGACCCCGCTGCTCACCGTTCCGGACAACGCCGGACGCGGTTTCGCCACGGTGATCCGCGGTGAGCCGCTGCTGATCCACATCGGGGCACCGGCCTCCCGGGTGGACGAGCGGGACGCGGTGGCGCTGCTCCAGCCGGGAGTGGGGGCGTTCCTGGCGGTCGGCGGCACCAACCGGTACGCCGCGGTGCCCGGCCGGCTGCGAGACATCGCCGATCAGCGTCGGAGCCGCAACGGCGCCGGTGATCCGATCGCCGCCGCCCTGCACCGGACCCTCGGCATCTACTACAGCCGCGCCCACCTGGAGTTCGGTAGGGCCGGCTGCGTGGTCGGCGGGACTGATCAGGACGAGGCGAGGGCGCTGCTCGACGGGCTGACCGGCAACGACGCCGCGATGCTGACGTTCGACCCGCAGACCGCGAAGGACATCGAGGACCTGGCCGCGACCCTCCGTCGGCAGAGCGGTCAGGGACCGTCGCCGCCGTCGATGCGGACCAGCCCGGAGCGGTAGGCGACGATCACCGCCCGGGTCCGGTCTCGGCACTGCAACTTCATCAGGATCCGACCGATGTGGGTACGGACGGTGGCGTCGCTCAGGAACAGCCGGGCGGCGATCTCGCTGTTGCCCAGGCCGTACGCCAGGAGTACCAGCACCTCCCGTTCCCGGCCGGTGAGCCGCGCGACCAGCCGTGACGGGTTCGGTCCGCCGGCCGGGCGGCAGGCGAGCTCGACCAGCATGTCGCGCAGCACGATCAGGTCGAGCCAGGCGCCCGCCTCGGCGATCGCCCGGACCGCGCCGAGCAGCAGCTCCGGCGGCTTGGACTTGAGCAGGAAACCGGCGGCACCGGCGGCGAGGGCCCGCCAGGCCAACTGAGGGTGGTAGCCGGCGGTCATCCCCAGCACCCGCACCGGACGCTGCGGGCAGTAGCGGGCCCCGTCGCCGACCAGCCGGCCGATCGTCTCGACCCCGATGCCGTCGTCGTCGGCCGGCAGGTCC of the Actinoplanes sichuanensis genome contains:
- a CDS encoding response regulator transcription factor, whose amino-acid sequence is MNIRVLVADDQPLIRAGIAALLHAEPDIEVVAATDGGPDAVKGAATHLPDVVLLDLPADDDGIGVETIGRLVGDGARYCPQRPVRVLGMTAGYHPQLAWRALAAGAAGFLLKSKPPELLLGAVRAIAEAGAWLDLIVLRDMLVELACRPAGGPNPSRLVARLTGREREVLVLLAYGLGNSEIAARLFLSDATVRTHIGRILMKLQCRDRTRAVIVAYRSGLVRIDGGDGP
- a CDS encoding caspase family protein: MTRKALLVGIDIYPDPRNNLNSCIADTLAFRSLLISRYGFQAAEITLLHNSSATLANVRAALDDLVAGAEPGDTLVFFESSHGYRFPQGDTMVEVLCLYDGFLHDSELVDRAATLPPGVFTCVADACHAGGLNKLFFAPDGAQLIRAKVWQPSADDADRHAGESSQVTRFKFFGREATGDSAAVAKNLVTVPENLLRTKSNGAESVLNGALFAACQADETAAAGSAATDNLSAFTYAVVREVTGPIQLRTLAERVTARLQAIGMRQTPRALTPVGPPQLLDRGFITLQPVGGGVVPTPQPDPEEQFDPWEWLRDQLSGVL